In Littorina saxatilis isolate snail1 unplaced genomic scaffold, US_GU_Lsax_2.0 scaffold_188, whole genome shotgun sequence, a single genomic region encodes these proteins:
- the LOC138954258 gene encoding uncharacterized protein yields MVLNREVRISTADKGGAVVVQDTDNYIKEAERQLNNSLHYSKADNDHTVAIAKASNKIVEDIHDRGFIDDVTYRWAKTELNTVRTHCFYHLPKIHKTLENPPGQPIVSGVKGPTVKLSKLVDSWLQDLVVQLPSHVKDTTHMLQTVQDLNTTEGPFNPGTLLVTIDVVGLYTNTPHDDMETALRHFLTLKPLPNTPPAATIVQVVRHILSNNVFTFEEQLYKQEHGTAMGTPMTPTIANLFMGWLEERMLETSPVPLHTSSWKRFIDDIFLLWTGTPEELKIFQKHINTFHPTIKFTMASSPVEMPFLDMTLNMQEGYIETDLHTKATDITLKMQEGYIETDLHTKPTDMTLKMQEGYIETDLHTKPTDITLKMQEGYIETDLHTKPTDITLKMQEGYIETDLHTKPTDITLKMQEGFIETDLHTKATDKRNYLHYTSCHPRHCKENIPYSQMLRARRICSKKKDFEQQCHQL; encoded by the coding sequence ATGGTATTGAACAGAGAGGTACGCATCAGTACAGCTGACAAAGGTGGGGCAGTGGTAGTACAAGATACTGACAACTACATCAAAGAAGCTGAACGACAACTTAACAACAGTCTACACTACAGCAAGGCAGACAACGATCATACAGTTGCCATTGCTAAAGCCTCCAACAAAATCGTCGAAGATATACATGACAGGGGTTTTATCGATGATGTAACATACAGATGGGCAAAAACCGAACTGAACACAGTCAGAACCCACTGTTTCTACCACCTACCTAAGATCCACAAAACCCTTGAGAACCCTCCGGGACAACCTATTGTCTCAGGGGTAAAAGGCCCAACGGTAAAACTTTCGAAGTTAGTGGACAGCTGGCTTCAAGACCTGGTCGTGCAACTCCCAAGCCACGTGAAAGACACAACACACATGCTGCAAACTGTGCAAGATCTTAACACGACCGAAGGTCCCTTCAACCCTGGAACACTCCTTGTCACCATTGACGTCGTAGGGTTATACACTAACACACCGCATGATGACATGGAGACAGCACTTCGCCATTTCTTGACACTGAAGCCTTTACCAAACACCCCACCAGCAGCAACGATTGTACAGGTTGTTCGGCACATTCTTTCCAACAATGTGTTTACATTTGAAGAACAACTGTACAAACAAGAACACGGGACTGCAATGGGCACTCCTATGACCCCGACAATTGCTAATCTCTTCATGGGATGGCTGGAAGAACGCATGCTGGAAACAAGCCCAGTTCCACTCCATACCAGCTCGTGGAAGCGTTTCATAGATGATATCTTCCTTCTATGGACTGGCACACCAGAAGAACTTAAGATCTTCCAGAAGCATATCAACACATTCCATCCTACCATCAAATTCACTATGGCTTCATCACCGGTTGAAATGCCCTTCTTGGACATGACGCTCAACATGCAGGAGGGGTACATAGAGACAGATCTCCATACAAAGGCAACGGACATCACGCTCAAAATGCAGGAGGGGTACATAGAGACAGATCTCCATACAAAGCCCACGGACATGACGCTCAAAATGCAGGAGGGATACATAGAGACAGATCTCCATACAAAGCCCACGGACATTACGCTCAAAATGCAGGAGGGGTACATAGAGACAGATCTCCATACAAAGCCCACGGACATTACGCTCAAAATGCAGGAGGGGTACATAGAGACAGATCTCCATACAAAGCCCACGGACATCACGCTCAAAATGCAGGAGGGGTTCATCGAAACAGACCTCCACACAAAGGCCACGGACAAAAGAAACT